Within Eggerthella sp. YY7918, the genomic segment ATATAGCTCTTCCTCTTCAACTAAAGCACTCTGAACATCAAGAGGAACAGAAATCCAAACAGGCCCGCGCCTTCCGCTCATCGCAAGCGTAATCGCCTTTTGTAATTCAGCTTTTATCGCTAAAGGATCCGTCACAAGCACGGCATATTTCGTAATCGACTTTACCTGGGCAACTATATCATTTTCTTGAACACCACGAGTTCTTATATCAAGTGCTGTAGAAGCAGCGGTTGTCTCAAACCTAGGAAACCCAGAAATCACAATCATAGGAAGACTGTCAACCCAGGCACCCTGTACACCATTGATTGCGTTCGTACCTCCAGGACCCGCTGTGACACACACCGAAGCCATCTTTCCTGTCAATCGCGCGTACCCCTCCGCCGCCATAGTACAGGCTTGTTCATGATGGTTATAAATAGTAGCAATGCGATCTTTCCCAAGCTTAAATGCATTGTTAAGATGCATTGCACCACCACCTACAACCGAAAAGCAAACATCAATTTCATTTTGTTCTAATATGTCTACGATTATGTCAGCAACTCTTTTTTTCATACTTTCACTCCATTACTACCCTTATCAACTCAGCATAATCTTGCTTAAATCAATTCTTAAACCATATCCCAAGTGAGAATAGTGTCTTCAGGTAGGGAATATTTTGCTGTTCTACCTACAACAATATCGGCAAAGCAAGGAGCAATACCAGTCCCCGGACGCTTAGGCATAATATCGTTCGACATAATCGTTTCTCCGGCCGTTACATTTCGGGTAAGCACGAGAGATCTACGAGCTTCACGACGTGATATTTCTTCGCAGGGAAAGACGGTCTTTTCCTGCGAACCCAACAACTTATCAATTAAATGAAAATTATTTATTGCTTTGCGAAAATCCGAAGGGTCACCAGCATGATAGTGATCATTTCCTGGGAGAGTTTTATCAAGCGTAAAATGCTTCTCTATAACGCTTGATCCCAGCATATAAGCAGCTGCTAAAGTTATCATGGAAGGATCTGGTGCAACATGATCACTGAAACCAACTTTAACCTCAGGAAAAATCTTCTGCAACGTTGCAATAACTCTCAAATTCGCATTATTTGGTAAAGTGGGATACGAAAGTACGCAATGCAAGAGCGTAATATCTAGGCAGCCTGCATCTTTTAAAGTACGAACGGCCTCATCAACCTCCGACAAATACGATGCTCCGGTACTTAACACTACTGGCTTACCTTTTTTAGCAATATGCTCAATAAAAGGAAGATTAGACAAATCCGAAGAGGAAATTTTATAGAAATCAACT encodes:
- a CDS encoding N-acetylneuraminate synthase family protein, yielding MRNSHPYVIAEMGVNFFDTAKVEGITPMDAAKRYIDAAADAGCDCAKFQTYKAHTIASKNTPAYWDLSEEPTESQFKLFEKYDSFNEKNFCELANYTRTKGMDFTSTPFDYESADYLSDIVDFYKISSSDLSNLPFIEHIAKKGKPVVLSTGASYLSEVDEAVRTLKDAGCLDITLLHCVLSYPTLPNNANLRVIATLQKIFPEVKVGFSDHVAPDPSMITLAAAYMLGSSVIEKHFTLDKTLPGNDHYHAGDPSDFRKAINNFHLIDKLLGSQEKTVFPCEEISRREARRSLVLTRNVTAGETIMSNDIMPKRPGTGIAPCFADIVVGRTAKYSLPEDTILTWDMV